The genomic segment TGGCAGCCTTTAACTGATTCAATATTAAGACTTGAAGCTACAGTATGTGTATGTAGGGGAGGAGATATTAGAAAGAGTGCCAGAGATGCAAGGTAAATTTTCTTGAATCTGTTATCGTACTAATCACAAGTTGCAGTGCATTGAGTTGTTCCAACGAATTATATCAGATTCTGTAGTAATCTGATGACAAGCTGCAACTACGACATGAACTCAGTCAATGCTGTTGTACGACACCTAGCAGAAGTGAAGGAGAGAAACCAACCTACTTTAGCCATATTTGGCCTGTGACATTGTGGCGCGGTGCCCTTTGAGATGCTTTTAGCCAACCCAACTTTAAAagttggtttggtttttattacttAAACCTGCTTTTCATctcaaattaacataaaaacttgggtttaaaaacaactacaacttgtagatttttttaaatctgtATTTTCAAAGCACAAACATATAAGTTATATCTGTCTTTTCAAActacaaacacaaaaattatcacaatactAAACATACACTAAGACGCTGAATCGagtcatttgttttctttctttaatattaagttgtaaCATCTTAGTATTTCAACACTGAAAGTGCAGCTGACATACCTGAATCCTAGGTTTTTTGTTGGGGCAAAATGTAGTTGACTCTGAGCCAGATTTCTTCGGGCTAGCTGGTGTCTTATAATTCAAGGGAACTGCTTTTGTTGAACGCTTCACTTTCCTCATTCCAAATGTGCTACAACCTATGGAAAAGTATCTTGCAACTGGATTAGTCTTACTCGTGACCCCTAAATCTTCACTAACTGAGCCTTTTGATCCATAAACTGGTACTGATCCTGCCATGCTATCAGCCAGATTGACTACTGATCCAATCTCACTTACAGAAGCACTTAATGCTTTCGATGAAATTGAGTTCACCTGAAATTTACAAACAACATTTGAAATCTCATTAGTCATGTCCAAGTCTTCAGCATCAGGTTGATGAACAAAGACAGGAATCAAGTTGTTTCAGACAAACCGCTTTAATTAAGCGTAGAATGGGCTTCTCAGCATCACATGATTCTCCAAAATTGATGGTTGAAGCATCAAAACCAAAGCCATCTGCATTTTCACATTTTCTGTTGATGTGAGGTTGGTACATCAGCAGTGCCAGTGGCAAACCGTGTGATCGATTCTACTACATCAGTTACAGGTTCGTGTTCAGTCTTACCTGTATTCAAGTATGATGAATCATTGGAGAGGAATTTCGCAGAAAACCCAGGCTGTGAATTTACAGAATGAGAAGGGGATCCAACTATTGTATGCAACCGCAGCATATTATGCTGGTTGGTCAGAGGAAAATGTCGAGGTAACTGGACAGGTTCGGTCTGAATGTGCCTGGGGGAAGAAATTGAAGGTGGAACTCCAGATTTAACAGCTGTCACTTGTCTAAATTTCAAGTTCTTGACTTCAGGTCTCTGATTTAGTGCTGTTTCATGCTCTATTCCTTGTGTCATTTTCACATCATTTACTTCATTCAACTGATGTGGCATTTCATCATCCTGCTGCATCTGCTGTGGAACTTCTTGATTTCCCTTGATGAGTTTCTGACACATTTGGCTCTGTTGAGATTCTTGATTCTTCTTTTGTGCGGATACATGGTGCAGGGActtcttttgttttggatcCATACGTTGAGCTACAGAAGAACTTCTTCCGGAATTTGCTTTTGCTCGTTCATTcctgttgttttttaatagaaatttgATATCATTTGGCTGTGGAAGAGTGCTTAATGGCAGCTGTAGAGACCTCATGGAAACTTGCTGCACTGGATTCACTACATTTTCGCGCTCTGAATTTGATTCACACAAATGCTGCTCTGATTTTATGTCATCTTGCTGTGAGATCACAAGCTTAGATGGATACTGCATAGAACTATCGCCAAAAATTCTCATGTTGCTGTCCTGCAGATTTATTGCAGAACTCTGTGGGTTCATTGATTGCAATGGTGGTTTCTTTTGATCCTCTGGTGGCATTGCTTGATGAATTTGAGGATGCGGCTGCAGAGACTTCTGTAATGGGTGCAAATTAGGAGTAAGCTGTCCGTGGACAAGTGAAGAGGCTGGTGTTCTCGGCATTGCAAACTGAAAGACACAATTTATCTGCCTCTTAATTAGATCCAACTTCTCGGTAGATTTATTGCAATCAGGATAATCTAGATACTTCATAGCTTGATCCAATTTCAACCTTGATTCTTGGTGAACAAAATCATTCTATAGATaagcaagaaaaaattattattttacagaGTAAAAAATCTGTTCATGCAACGTGTTCCTACAAGAAATATGTCAAGTGCAAAAGTACCTGTTGGAGTAAATTGATGGCCCTTTGGCACATCTCTTTCAGTTCCACTACGTACGTACTCCTTGAAGACTCAGCCTGAAAGGTGATAAATCTCCAAAATAAACATTGGTTACTCTTTCTTCTGGCTTCTACCGGCCAAAAACTCTTTTTGAGCATCAAAGCTCACCAAATAGAACCAATTTGCTtcgtttgggaatgcagccagCCGCGCGGTTGGCCGCATTCCCAAACGCTTTCTAATAAGTCTTCCATACTTACTGAAAACCACCTTAACTGAATTTAACAAGAACAGTAGGTTTTAACAAGTTCTAAATGCTGGAAGATATACCTGCTGATACGcctcctcttgcttcttcacaGAAGCGGATTCTATGGTTCCTACAAAACAATTACATCTATCATCAGTTCAACTGAGAATCTCTCATAAAATAGAGAAGGCAGGCAGAACAGGAGCTGTGTTGAAGGAACAGTTCCAAAGAAGTACCTGTTCAGGTTAAGAACCAGTAAAAAGCTACTGAAGGAGCTGGCACCATTATATTAATCAACTAAAACACAAATACATGATTGCATAATCTGTGGATCAAAGTCAAACAGCTTCCCTTATAGCCTATATAACATTTGTTGGTTTCCTAACTCCCCTTGTTGTATTTGTTTCTGAGGATATGTTTTGCATAAAGAAAGGTACCTGATGCTTGAGATCTTTGCTGTTCATCTTGCCGTGACAAATTTAGAATCTGTTGCAATTTTGGTGGCTGTGATTGAGACAACAGTTTCTGCTCTGGAGGCGGTGAACATGACTGCAAGCTTTGACAATCATTGTACGGGCATGGTAACTTCGGTTGTTGATGATGCTGCGGATCAGGGACTCTGCTTTCTTGCGCAATTAATAGCTTTTGGCTCACATCAGTGGCAACTGCTTTTTGTCCCTTCGGCTGCTCTTGCTGCTGCGACAACAATAGTGGCTGCTCAACCATGGATGGTGGATTGTGAAGTGTAAAAGGAGCTTGTTGTGTCTGTTGCTGCTGCGCAGGGGTTGTTTGCGGGTCCCTCTTGACCATGGAAAGTGTTGAGGATTGAAGCTCTAGGCAGGTGCCTTGCTGAAAATTCAGAAATTCTTCCGGGTTATGCTGAGCAATAACCTGTGGTGAATGCAGTATTCCCTGTTCTTGCTCGCAATTTCCAGAATTACCAGAATGTTCCATTTCACCTTTCAAATTTTCTGAAGACTTCTGCAAATCGCCAGGTGAATCTTTCAAGTTGGTATTCAGGCTAACATTTGACTTTGAGACCTGAGTTAAACCTCTGTCAGGAGGCCTTGTAGACGGTAAGTTGGCCAAGCTAAGCATTACAGGAGCAGAAGCTACCTTGTTCTCAAAGTTCGTTTGCAAATGCTGTTGGGCTGCTTGATGCTAGCTGGTTTGCCAATCCAGAATGATATTGGATAGTAAATGACCGATCTTGTTTGTGAACTTGGGATTGATTATTCTGAGCttctacaaataaataaataaataacattaataaaaatgttAGATACCTACGATGAAGCGTCTTATTAGTTTTTCGACCGTGAGGAACTTCTGCTTGAAGAATATTATGTTGAAAGTTTTCATGGTGGAGGGTTTCGACTAAGGAGGTTCAACTCATGGAAACGGGCAGGAGATTTttgtgaaaataaatattttcctttttttattttaatagaattttctagttttttttttataaataaaaaagttataatagCAGTTTAATAAGTGAgactataataaataaaaactaaatgttttaaatgtttttgcaTATATTATAATGTATTACAAACCTCTTCATTATTCGCTCCCGGTTACGTCAtataagcaacaaaaaaaacctaggaAGTGTGCAAAGAGATTACACAGTACGAAGAAGAATATGGAGTCGACAATCTAAACTCTAAAGTACTAGGTCCTCCCAAAAATGTGGTTTTCAGACGGGATAGcttcagaaaaatattttgaagaagaaaaaagtaattCTACATGTTGTCCTTGAATACAAATTTTGATTGAAGCAGTTTACAAACTCAATATGTTTGAAAATGAGCACACAATATATAGCTTGGCTATAAACTATCATTTTGCTATGTCTATGCACACCAGCAGAAAACCAGCCAAGCTCGACAATTATAGCAAAGAAGGAAGGCAAAATTGTTTCCTTTGTTCTTGATATATGTACATATATATCATGGAAGAAGCAGGCATGGATAGAAGCTAAGCATAAAAACGAAAACAGCATGAAGTAATTAGTGGTGTGGCAATCATGTCACTCTACCTGGATCTGAAGGAATTTCAGTAGAGAATGAAGAGTTTGAAGAAGAACTAGAAATTGTAGCGTTAGAACTTTTCTTTATTTCCCTCAACTTTGCCGCTATCCTGCTTAGATATGAACTCTGAAATAAACAGTAAGCATAGTTCATAAATTTTCAGATTAACCTTGCCTTGTACTGCGGCAAAGGTTGGTCTATGTTCATATTAAATGGAAAAGGTTGGACCATGCCTAAAGTCAATCCTTGGGCACAGCAAATGCTAtctaaaagtaaagaaaaactgtTCAACAACTACCTTTTATGCTTGGTAAGTACAACTTTCGCCTCATTTGATTATACAAATTCTTATGCTTGGTATATATACCAACACTTTTATACTCAGTTCATGTTCCTTTTCAATTTCCATATAGAATAAACAGAGATCTGTAGCCGAATTGGAAACCAAGATAGCTTCTTGGATTGTATGATCTTGGTACGTAGTCGACGGACAGCATGTTGGTAGAAtggaaaataactaaaaaaaactgcTGAGAACTTTTGGGAATAAATGAAAGAAGACTGTCAAGAAACAACATGTTGGCCTCTACTTTCACATAAGATGCCACAATCC from the Populus nigra chromosome 1, ddPopNigr1.1, whole genome shotgun sequence genome contains:
- the LOC133682567 gene encoding mediator of RNA polymerase II transcription subunit 15a-like — encoded protein: MLSLANLPSTRPPDRGLTQVSKSNVSLNTNLKDSPGDLQKSSENLKGEMEHSGNSGNCEQEQGILHSPQVIAQHNPEEFLNFQQGTCLELQSSTLSMVKRDPQTTPAQQQQTQQAPFTLHNPPSMVEQPLLLSQQQEQPKGQKAVATDVSQKLLIAQESRVPDPQHHQQPKLPCPYNDCQSLQSCSPPPEQKLLSQSQPPKLQQILNLSRQDEQQRSQASGTIESASVKKQEEAYQQAESSRSTYVVELKEMCQRAINLLQQNDFVHQESRLKLDQAMKYLDYPDCNKSTEKLDLIKRQINCVFQFAMPRTPASSLVHGQLTPNLHPLQKSLQPHPQIHQAMPPEDQKKPPLQSMNPQSSAINLQDSNMRIFGDSSMQYPSKLVISQQDDIKSEQHLCESNSERENVVNPVQQVSMRSLQLPLSTLPQPNDIKFLLKNNRNERAKANSGRSSSVAQRMDPKQKKSLHHVSAQKKNQESQQSQMCQKLIKGNQEVPQQMQQDDEMPHQLNEVNDVKMTQGIEHETALNQRPEVKNLKFRQVTAVKSGVPPSISSPRHIQTEPVQLPRHFPLTNQHNMLRLHTIVGSPSHSVNSQPGFSAKFLSNDSSYLNTGKTEHEPVTDVVESITRKCENADGFGFDASTINFGESCDAEKPILRLIKAVNSISSKALSASVSEIGSVVNLADSMAGSVPVYGSKGSVSEDLGVTSKTNPVARYFSIGCSTFGMRKVKRSTKAVPLNYKTPASPKKSGSESTTFCPNKKPRIQVSRAVLKEIEEINQQLIDTVLDISDEETDSTTVGPDGGGIIIKCSFIAVSISPNFNSKEDFDQISKIQPLKLLVPTKYPYCSPIVLEKLPEEVSEKHDDLSGKARVKLYLHLRNLLQPMSIGEMARTWDKCARTAISEHAVKNGGGCVFSKYGTWENCFSAA